In Ahaetulla prasina isolate Xishuangbanna chromosome 10, ASM2864084v1, whole genome shotgun sequence, the genomic window gagaaccggtagcgaaaattttgagtagttcggagaaccgggagtaaaaattctgactggccccgcccccccatctattctctgcctcctgagtcccagctgatggggatgaaatggggattttgcagtaaccttcccctggattggagagggactggagattttacagtatcctgcccctgccatgcccaccaagccacgtccacagaaccggtagtaaaaaattttgaaacccaccatacacacacacacacacacacacacacacggggtgTAAGGGGTgttttacccccacagtatttctttccagagaataagtcatctgtgtaccaagtttggttgaaattgctcgatgcggtccagagttatgctggaacaaatacacatagacacacacagccATTTTTATCTATATAGATATATCCAATTTCAGCAACTGGCCTTTATACgcattagcctccagtcccctaatcatcttggttgcccttttctgcactctctctctctctctcacatacacacacacacacacacacacacacacacacacacacacacacacacacacacaacatttagtatgtctagtttaatgaaaggaaggactaggaatgacatgatagcggtcttccaataaTTAAGGAGATACCACAAagaagaagtcaagctattctccagagcaacagaaggcaggacaagaagcaatggatggaaacgaatcaaggagagaaccaacctaaaactacagagaaatttcctgacaatgactacaattaaccagtggaacagctcgccaccggaagttatgggtgctccatcactggaggattttaagaagagattgggcaaccatttgtcttcaatgatatagggtctcctgcttgagaagaggggttggactagaagtcctccaaggtcccttctagcgcTGTTATTTCTGTAATTCTGGTCAGAGAGCGATCCAACCTGAATTAAAGAGCAATTtactgactgtgagaacaattaaccagtggaacgacttgcctccagaagttgtgggtactcccaaCGCTGGAagcatttaagaagagattgggtttGTCTGGAAtgacatagggtttcctgcttgagaaggggggtcggactagaagacctccaaggtcccttccatctctgtcatTCTGGCTTCTTATAACCCTTTTTTATGAAATGACAGAAGGCCTGACTTCCTTAGCGAGCTCCGAGTTTCCCTATTTTGGAAGCTCGGAAAAGAAGTCCATTCAATAGCCAGCTGAACCTCGCACTCTGATACCCTTCTAAAAGTCCTCAGGTTGAAACCAAAGAGAAGAAGAAGTAAAAAAGTCCTTCTGGCCAACGCTGGAAATGCCAGGTGAAGTAATTCCCCTCAGCGTGAAGCAAGGGGCCATGTTTTGAAACCACCTTCTGTGCTTGTTACACGTCAGATCCTTCTCATTTTGCGGAAAGAGCATCaggatttattttgatttttttcttttctcggtGGGATGTGGAAGGAAGGCAAATTAAAGTGGTTAGGGCAGTTTTTTTCCAACCTCGacgactttaagatgagtggacttcaactcccagaattctgggaattgaagtccactcatcttaaaattaCTGAGGTGAAGAAACTCCGTTTTGTTTGATCAAATGAAGTTGTGCTACTCATTCAAtaccttttcttttgttttttttatatcgtttttttattttataaacaaacaaacataccatACATAATCAATCACTCAGTGTATCATCTCGATGTTTCTATTGTGTTTTCATCTTCTTCTTATTCCTccgtttttttatttttcccatttttttattataacattttcttgtttACTATTAAtgcatttatctatatctcttctctCACCAGTTGTAAAATTGTCTCCAGACCTTGTAATATcccgaatcctctctttctttaattaccaaagtcagtctattcatttctgcacaatctaatattttcttaattacttcgtcTTCTGAAGGGATTTTATACAATGCCTTTTCTTCAAGCCTTACTACGGTAACATCTTTTAGAATCAATTAACCCttgagacaagaagcaatgggttcttgtctctaatcaaggaaagaagcaaattagaactaaggagaaatttcctgacagttaaaacaattaaccagtggaacaacttgcctccagaagttgtgaatgctccaacactggaagtttttaagaagagattggacaaccatttgtctgaagtggtttaggtttcctgcctaagcagagggttagactagaagacctctaaggttccttccgactgttattctattctgttctgttctgttctgttctgctctgctctgctctactctactctactctactctactctactctactctactctactctgttctgttctactcttctcttctcttctcttctcttctcttctcttctcttctcttctcttctcttctcttctcttctcttctcttctcttctctgttctgttctgttctgttctgttctattcttcatattctactctactctactctactctaccctattccattccattccattccattccattccattctattctattctattctattcttctagtcAAGGAAGACTTACATTTTTCCGTATTAGAATATCACCCATGATCTTTTTCCAGATCCGTAAAGAATTAGGTTTGAATAaacttttattggtttttttccctaAGCAAATCCCCAGCTACTGAATTCATTTCATACTGATATTAAACTCAGCTTAATATCAGCAACCGCCTGGCGATAAAATGACTGGCAAGATTTCACTTCAGAGTTTATTTATTcgtttatttatatcctgtcttcattttttattttttcaaatgactcaaggcagtgaacatacccaaCGTACTTTCCTCTtcgtatttttcccacaacaaacctgtgaggtgggttggggtaagagagagggactggctcaagtcacccaactggctttcatgcctaaggcaggactagaactcaccatctcctggtgattggctcaaagtcacccacctgacttttatgcctaaggtgggactagaactcactatctcctggtgattggctcaaagtcacccacctggctttcatgcttaaggcggaactagaactcaccatctgctcgtgattggctcaaagccacCCACCTGGTTTTCATACtgaaggcaggacttgaactcataacTCCCGCTTTCTAGCCTCGTTCTTTAAACCAAACTAGCTAATTTGATTCATTTCTGAGAGTTGCAGGACGAAAGGGAGAAAAACATGTAAAATTCGCCTATGAAGGCCAgccttggcaaaaaaaaaccaaaaaacaacagaactcTGCAACTACACCAAGATGTAATTCTTGTAAATCTGAAGCAAGACGCAACGAGgttttgtaattattattttcaaaGCTGTTGCACATCTAGAAGAATCCTTCCGCTCTGGGGAAAGGTCCTCCGTTTAACATTCCAATTTTTttcaatacaggaagtccttgatttacgaccgcaaactgagccccaaattcctgctgctaagcgagacagctgcacagtgaattttgccccgttttacgacctttctggctgcGTTTGCGAAGTGAATCATTGCGCTTGTTAAGTTAGTTAGTGATAGAGTTGTCCAgagaatctgactttcccatggATTTCGCCTCTCGGAAGGTCGCTAAAGataatcacgtgaccccaggacactgtcataaatgcgagtccgtTGCCAAAggtttaaattttgatcacggggattctgcaatggtcgtaactgtgaaaaacggtcgtaacttagaacggtcgctaagtgaactgccgtaagtcgaggactacctatacgtgTTGGACAACGGTAAGGAGAAGCCTTCATGGATCTTTCCCGGTTACGTGTAGCGGGGTGGACCATGCGCATCTCACATCATGACGGAATAATCCATGCCGTGAACGGAGCTGAAGTCAGTCCCTTGGGTAAATTCCTCGTTGCCCAAACAGCGCCCGGTTTGGCCTCTCCTACAGAAGATTCTAGAAAATTCCCTTTCGAACTTCACCCCTCCCAAAGCGTAGACCAAGGGATTGAGGCAGCAGTGAGTCAGGGCTAAGCACTTGGAGATCACCAGCCCAAAATCCAAGACCTTCTCCCAGCCACAGTGCCTCTTCAAATGACCCTGACGTTGAAAGAGGTCCACCAGCATCAAGGAATGGAAAGGGGCCCAACAGGCGATGAAGGTGATCCAAATCATCAACAGGAGCCTTAGCGGCAGATGCTTACACAGAAATCCGGCCTGACGCAACTTGGTGCAAATCCAAATGTAGCAGGAGAACATTGCTAGGATAGGCCACCAAAAAcccaggaggaagaagaagacttgAAGCCCCAGTTTCCAAGAGTCGGCATCTTGGACCTCCAAGTCCAGCTGGCAGACGAGAGTCATGGTTTCCGAGGCGTAGGTGACCTTCTGGAAACGGAAATCCACTATGGAGAAGGCAATGCCGATGCTCCAGAAAAAGGCCGAAGTTAGGTAGATGTGAGAAAGCTTCAAGAAGAAGGCTGGCGGTCCACCTCTGACCACCACGAAGTAGCGCTCGATGCTGAGGTAGGTCAGGAGAAGGATGCTGGTGTAGACATTCATGGTGGAGAGACCTTCGGTCAGCTTGCAGAGGAATTCTCCGAAGGTCCAACCGTGGACGAACTGGGCAGCTTGGAAAGGGATGGTTAAGACCAGGAGAAGATCGGCCACAGCCAACTGGAAGAGGTAGTGGTCGGCAAAGCGCCAGGACCGGTGACGTCCGCCCAAGATAGTCAGCACGGAGCTGTTGCCCACCAGACCCGCCACAAACACCAGGGAGAAAAGCACGGGGCCGAAATAGCGAGCGAAGGTTCTCGCTTCGATGGGCAGGCAGGGCTCTGCGTTGGGGTTGAGCATGGGCACTGTGCCaacctgggagggagggaaggagaaaagaggaatgGGTTGGTTGGGAGACATTATCAGAACATCCCAGGTATATatacagcttgcctgcagaagttgtgaatgctccaacactggaaatttttaagaaaatgttggatagccatttgtctgaaatggtgaaagggtttcctgcctgggcagggggttggactagaaggcctccaaggtcccttccaactctgttgttgttgttgttgttgttgttgttgttgttgttgttgttattattattattattattattattattattattattatttacaacatTACACCCACCCGTGACTCCTTAGGAATTCTGTgtcgttgctgctgctgctgttttttcTGCTGGctggacttttgtttttctttcttttgttcattttctttctctctctctctattccttccatccttcttttctcccaccctccttccctccctccctctccatttcctttttttccctccttccctttttctttctgtctttctttttctctttctgtctttcttttcctctttctttctctttcttctttctttcttttctatttctctctctctttcttccttcctttctttcttcctttctctttttcttttcatcttccttgccttcatccttcctttcctccctccctcccttcctctttctttctttctttctttcttttttcttttttttctctttcttttttttcttttcatcttccttgccttccatccttcttttctcccacctccttcctcctcctctccatctccttccttcctccttccttttccttctgtctttctttttctttctgtctttcttttcctctttctttcttcttcttttctctttcttcttccttcctttctttcttcctttctttcttcctttctttctttcttttcatcttccttgctttcatccttccttcctcctcctccttcctctttctttctttctttcttttctctttctttctctttcttttttcttttcatcttccttgccttcttccttccctccctcccttcctttttctttctttctttctctttcttttttcttttcatcttccttgccttcttccttccctccctcccttcctttttctttctttctttctttttctctttctttctctttctttctatcttccttgccttcttccttcctttcctcctctactccccctcctcctcctcctcctggtactGCAACCTCTCTGAGCCCTCTGTTTGAAGCAATGTACTGTGAAAGCCCCAGAGAATCcaaagcatgcacacacacaaacacacacacacacacacacaaacacacacacacacactttaaggATTAGGGGTCCTGCTTGTTATCTGCGGGTAGCAAGGGAagggggtgggtaggtgggtgagcATTTCTTGTGCATtcaaactgggcctctggtggctcagactgctaagacagtctgttattaacagcagctgcttgcaattactgcaggttcaagtcccaccaggcccaaggttgactcagccttccatcctttataaggtaggtaaaatgaggacccagattgttgggggcaataagttgactttgtatataaatatacaaatggatgaagactattgcttgacatagtgtaagccgccctgagtcttcggagaagggcaggatataaatgcaaattaaaaaaaaaccagggagGTCATTTGCCCACACGGACAGGATTGGCCCAAGGTATTTTGCTGACCAAAGCCATCGATAAGACGGCTCCCTCTCGCTGCATTCTACACACAGCACTCTTGTTCTGGCAGGTTGGGTTACTCCTGTCTTGCACATGAAGCAACCTAGTTGGTTCAAGAGGGCAGGAGAACCTGTGGACATGAATGATGGGTCATGCAACCAACCCTCCTCCACAGCTCTGCAAACCTCCCACGCCCAGTGTCCAACGGGCCAATCCCAGATGGGTTGATCTTGCAAGTCTACTTTTCAAAAGTTGAAGGACAGGCTCAGCTAATCCATTGGCTACTCAACGGctaggctagctggggaattctgggagttgaagtccacacagtttAAAGTGACcaagcaaggttgagaaacactggaccaGAGGCAGCCAGAGAAGTGACCTACCTCATAGTATTCCTCATCCTCGTAACTGGTGGTTTGATTTAATTCCATTGTTGCGGCCAAATGTTATCCTTGATTATCCTTCTTTATTGCTGTTCCTCAGGGTGGACTCCAGAATGTGGGGAAGAAGTCGCCAGATCTTCTGCTGGGGGAAAGGAAACCCTCACCTTACGAAAGGTTTCCTGATGAGGAAGTTACGAAAGAGGGACTGCTTGTTTTCTTCTCGGCCGCTTTAGTCAAAGGAGCAGTTGGCGAATTGTGGCCCCCAAAACCCATTTCTGAAATTCTCAATGTTCCCCAAGAtgaggggtgggcaactatggcccctttgccacctgtgaacttcaactcccagaattcctggcccatttatgacctgtggacttcaactcccagaattcacagcCCCTTGacgacatatggacttcaactcccagaattcctggcccctttatgacctgtggacttcaactcccagaattcacagcCCCTTTAcaactatggacttcaactcccagaattcctgcctCTTTacaacctgtgaacttcaactcccagaattcctgcctCTTtacaacatatggacttcaactcccagaattcctggcccatttatgacctgtggacttcaactcccagaattcacagcCCCTTGacgacatatggacttcaactcccagaattcctggcccaTTTacaacctgtgaacttcaactcccagaattcctggcccaTTTACaacctgtgaacttcaattcccagaattcctggcccaTTTacaacctgtgaacttcaactcccagaattcctggcccatttatgacctgtggacttcaactcccagaattcacagcCCCTTTACaactatggacttcaattcccagaattcctggcccatttatgacctgtggacttcaactcccagaattcacagcCCCTTgacaacatatggacttcaactcccagaattcctggcccatttatgacctgtggacttcaactcccagaattcacagcCCCTTGacgacatatggacttcaactcccagaattcctggcccatttatgacctgtggacttcaactcccagaattcctgagccggaAATCCATAAATCACAAAGGGGCCACAGTTGTCCAGACCTGCCCAAGATCGTGCTGTGATATCTATTCCGTGGCAAATATTGGCTGCACTTCAATGGTGGAATTTGGGTTTTCCACCCCACCTTCTTTGTGCTAAAAGGGCTGTTTGCAGAAAagtcaaaaaaagcaaaaatagccACAGTGATAATGTGATCCAACATCCCACCAACAAACACAATATTTTAGGTGCATTGTGCTTGACTTTTGGAGATGCCCTGAATGGCAACAATATGCAAGTGGTTTGTCGATGTTTTCTGAGATAGTCTTTTCCACTTTTTAGGTAGTCTGCTTTGCTTAATTTCTCTGCGATTCATAGGGATTGCTAAAATGTTGCCTTCTGCTGCAATTAGGGTAAAGTCCTGAAAATCAGGGTAaagtcggccgaagaggttgtagaaaaaaatgcttttaaaagcctctgacgatcccagctgacccCCACGattatcaaaggtttttttttttacttttaaaagcattttttcggctgaagaaaaaatacttttaaaagtaaaaaaaaaaactcagataattgtgcagctcagctgggcatgtggggggggggtaggaatttttgctaccggttctccaaaccaccacccgccatcactaccagatcgggcaatccagtccaaaccaggagcatttcacccctgcttcaaaagggcctctgtggctcagactggtaagacagtctgttattaacagcagctgcttgcaattactgcaggttcaagccccaccaggcccaaggttgactcagccttccatcctttataaggtaggtaaaatgaggacccagattgttggggccaataagttgactttgtatataatatacaaatggatgaagactattgcttaacatagtgtaagccgccctgagtctttggagaagggcgggatataaattcaaatttaaaaaaaaccaaaaaaaaccccaaagaacgATTGCTAGGACTCACCTATCTGAAGGACATTTTGTTCAGAACTGTGACCGTCTGAATGAAACCTGATGTATAGAGGGAAATTCAACACTCGGTCATAATGCTattatacacaggtagtcctcaactttagaacagagagttggaagggaccttggaggtcttctagtccaaccctctgctcaggcaggaaacccgataccccttcagagaaatggctgcccGGTCTCTTCTTAATACACCTCCAGGGTATGACCACTGTTGAGATCAGAActtttattgctaagcaaggcggttgttcgGTGAATCGCGCCTGATTTTTCCCATCCTGTTtttgccccggttgttaagtgaatcattgccattAAGCGGAtcacgtggttgttaagcaaatccagcttttccccacattgactttgcatgtcagaaaccaactgggaaggtcacaaatggggaatCACAGGACCCCTGGGGACCTGCCGGTtatcaagcgcccaaatttttttaaaaaataatttttattaaaaagttttttaaaatttttttgacaattttcttctttacatTTCCACATCAGTATACATCCATTATATATCCATTTTCCCCACTTACTTCAATTTATCTTTATCTATACATGTGGTTCCATTGTATTTTATACGTCACAATACATTCATATACTAAATTACAGTCATTCATTATGTGTCGTTTCCATGTATACAAATTTGTTACTAATTTCTAACTCCTAGATCTTCTTCATTCAATCTTTCCTTAACCTTTTACACCTACCCTCTAACCATTTATACCATTATTCCATACCATATAGTCCCCTatttctcttttatcttttatttctttcgtaagtctatccatctctgcacattctagaaCTTTCCTTATTACGTTTTCTTCTGATGGTATATTgttgtttttccaattttgtgcgtacattattcttgctgctgtggtaatatgtaaaattaaatattgtgggggttttttttaatcataattcCCTGTAAATATTCCTAATGAAAATAATTCCGGTTGCATATCTATTTGCTGTTTGGTTATCTCTTTGAGCCGTTTACTTATTCTGTtccaatattgttttgcttttggaCATGTTCATCACATATGTTCCCTGATTTTGTGTGCATTTCCAGCAGTCTGGTGATGTATTCGGGAATATtctagcccagtggttctcaacttttatagtgctgcgacccctttaatacaattccccacgatgtggcgaccccaaccgtaaaattaatttcgttttgaatttatcgcgcctgaagccgtcttggctagcgatctgaactgcttgcgattgccttgaggacggaggcattaaagcggagactcctcctctattaagtttattgcgcctgaagccagattaggctagcgattgggagtgattgcagctggcttgagagggagacatcagagcaaagatttctctcttttttaattcatcgcgcctgaagccgaattcgactagcgatttgaagagcctgcaactggcttgtggagtcaaccgttggagcgcgattcttcgactcgcaactatacttcccatatttccgatggtcttaggggacccctggcaaatcgtcattcgacccccaacggggtcgcgacccacaggttgagaaccgctgttctagccAATCCCACTGGTGGAAGATGCTATTTGTAGAACGTTTTATACATATTTTCCTTACAGGCTACAGATTTTGTCAATTTAtagttgttagaatagaatagaatagaattttattggccaaatgttttCCCCAAGTTTGTTTTCCCCAAAGTTTCTCCCATTTCTCCAATTCAATATTATAGCCGAAATTTTGGGCCCACATCATCATAGTTTATG contains:
- the LOC131204424 gene encoding C-X-C chemokine receptor type 3-2-like, with product MELNQTTSYEDEEYYEVGTVPMLNPNAEPCLPIEARTFARYFGPVLFSLVFVAGLVGNSSVLTILGGRHRSWRFADHYLFQLAVADLLLVLTIPFQAAQFVHGWTFGEFLCKLTEGLSTMNVYTSILLLTYLSIERYFVVVRGGPPAFFLKLSHIYLTSAFFWSIGIAFSIVDFRFQKVTYASETMTLVCQLDLEVQDADSWKLGLQVFFFLLGFWWPILAMFSCYIWICTKLRQAGFLCKHLPLRLLLMIWITFIACWAPFHSLMLVDLFQRQGHLKRHCGWEKVLDFGLVISKCLALTHCCLNPLVYALGGVKFEREFSRIFCRRGQTGRCLGNEEFTQGTDFSSVHGMDYSVMM